A genomic window from Brachyspira sp. SAP_772 includes:
- a CDS encoding nucleoside phosphorylase yields MSNTKNALPKPFFIEDENLVHHLKLKKGDVGRYVIMPGDPKRCVKIAKRFDDAKLVADFREYVTYTGYINGVKVSTTSHGIGGPSTAIALEELIKVGADTFIRVGTCGGMNMNVLPGDVVIVNGAIKVGGTMRNYIPDEFPCVPNIDVLDAMIDASKKLNIKTHTGIVQCKDAFYAQHAPESMAVDKELLYKWESYIKAGCLASEMESAALFAVGASKGVRTGASMLVLHNQERIKNGIDDPKNYTGEEAIDLVIESIKVLIDNDKK; encoded by the coding sequence ATGTCTAATACAAAAAATGCTTTGCCAAAACCTTTTTTTATAGAAGATGAGAATTTAGTTCATCATTTAAAATTAAAAAAAGGCGATGTTGGAAGATATGTTATAATGCCCGGAGATCCTAAAAGATGCGTAAAGATAGCAAAGAGGTTTGATGATGCTAAACTAGTAGCAGATTTTAGAGAATATGTTACCTATACTGGTTATATAAATGGAGTTAAAGTTTCTACTACATCTCATGGTATAGGAGGCCCTTCTACAGCTATAGCATTAGAGGAGCTTATAAAGGTGGGGGCTGATACTTTTATAAGAGTAGGCACTTGCGGCGGAATGAATATGAATGTACTTCCAGGTGATGTTGTAATAGTTAATGGTGCTATAAAGGTTGGTGGTACTATGAGAAACTATATACCAGATGAGTTTCCTTGCGTTCCAAATATAGATGTATTAGATGCTATGATTGATGCTTCAAAAAAACTCAATATAAAAACTCATACAGGTATTGTTCAATGTAAAGATGCTTTTTATGCACAGCATGCTCCAGAGAGTATGGCAGTTGATAAAGAGCTATTATATAAATGGGAATCATATATAAAGGCAGGATGTTTGGCTTCAGAGATGGAGTCTGCTGCACTTTTTGCAGTTGGAGCTTCTAAGGGTGTGAGAACAGGTGCTTCTATGCTTGTGCTCCATAATCAAGAAAGAATAAAAAATGGTATAGATGATCCAAAAAATTACACAGGAGAAGAGGCTATAGATTTGGTTATAGAATCTATTAAAGTTTTGATAGATAATGATAAAAAATAA